One Osmerus mordax isolate fOsmMor3 chromosome 25, fOsmMor3.pri, whole genome shotgun sequence DNA window includes the following coding sequences:
- the epd gene encoding ependymin has translation MHAATALFIWTCLGVTVLASQHRDPCQSPNLTGILSVMSFKGEHKGTGHYIYDHEANKLRLTMNETYNVNNTLNVDLLMLFEEGVFYEIDIKNQSCAKKSLLAASHVLELPPDAKFNGNFVLGSMSMPGEGVKINVWTGVVPVEKGHYLVSTSAKSCLPLSAVFFSDSTSLIFSNMQIETEIKEPEVFLLPALCEGMELEGTLDSFFALFD, from the exons ATGCATGCCGCCACTGCCCTCTTTATCTGGACGTGTCTGGGGGTCACTGTCCTCGCCAGCCAACACAGGGATCCATGCC aGTCCCCTAATCTGACAGGGATCCTATCAGTG ATGAGCTTTAAAGGTGAACACAAGGGAACAGGACACTACATCTACGACCACGAGGCGAACAAGCTGCGTTTGACGATGAACGAGACCTACAACGTCAACAACACCCTGAATGTGGATCTTCTGATGCTGTTCGAAGAG GGGGTCTTCTACGAGATCGACATCAAGAATCAAAGCTGTGCCAAAAAGTCTCTTCTGGCAGCCTCTCATGTTTTGGAACTCCCACCCGATGCCAAGTTTAACGGCAACTTTGTTCTGGGAAGTATGTCGATGCCAGGGGAAGGGGTTAAGATTAATGTATGGACAGGAGtggtacctgtagaaaaag GACATTATCTTGTGTCTACATCTGCGAAAAGTTGCTTGCCTTTGAGTGCCGTTTTCTTCAGTGACTCCACAAGTCTCATCTTCAG CAACATGCAAATTGAAACTGAAATCAAGGAGCCTGAAGTCTTCCTGCTCCCAGCGCTCTGTGAGGGGATGGAGCTCGAGGGGACCTTGGACAGCTTCTTCGCTCTGTTTGACTAA
- the myo1ca gene encoding unconventional myosin-Ic isoform X2 gives MESALSARDRVGVQDFVLLENYNSEAAFIENLRRRFKENLIYTYIGSVLVSVNPYKELEIYSKQHMERYRGVSFYEISPHIYAVSDNTYRAMRTERRDQCILISGESGAGKTEASKKILLYYAVTCPVSDHMAALRDRLLQSNPVLEAFGNAKTHRNDNSSRFGKYMDVQFDFRGAPLGGHILNYLLEKSRVVHQNHGERNFHIFYQLLEGGEEDLLKRLGLERNPQNYHYLVKGNCPRVSSINDKSDWKAVRKAMQIVDFTDGEVEELLNVIASVLHLGNTQFGEGDDGETRITTETRIRNLSKLLGVDGSALGRALTHKTLLAKGEEMISPLNFEQAASARDALAKAIYGRTFTWLVEKINQSLALKDEAYPGSKGSSVIGLLDIYGFEVFQHNSFEQFCINYCNEKLQQLFIELTLKSEQEEYEAEGIAWETVQYFDNKIICDLVEERHKGIISILDEECLRPGEACDGSFLEKLEDALGGHGHFVTHKLGSGKTRKAMARDEFRLLHYAGEVNYSVHGFLDKNNDLLYRNLKEVMCQSENQIMTQCFHREEVTDQKRPETAATQFKNSLAKLMEILMSKEPSYVRCIKPNDAKQSGRFDEALVRHQVKYLGLMENLRVRRAGFAYRRRYEAFLQRYKSLCPETWPNWHGRLADGVALLVKHLGYKPEEFQLGRSKIFIRFPKTLFTTEDSLEARKPAVALTLQTSWRGYREKAKYRRIRHSVIVIQSGWRGMKARRRAKRRRQASDTIRRFIKGFIYRHEGRCPENEFFLDHRRFSFLVAVRRSLPRTVLDKSWPAPPPALSEVSECLRRLCMQNMVRAYCQRIQPEWKKQMEQKMVASEIFKDQKDCYAQSVSKLFVASRLDNEQINLKVVQTLGNDKVKYGIAVTKYDRRGYKARPRQLLLTATFAVLVAEAKLKQRVDYAALRSISVSSLSDGVFVLHVSNEDNRQKGDVVLQCDHVIEAVTKLAMMADNINSVNVSQDSIRFAVARGREGVVDFTSGSDLRVAKGKKGHLVVTAPQINTR, from the exons ATGGAGAGCGCTCTGAGCGCCCGAGACCGGGTGGGGGTGCAGGACTTCGTCCTGCTGGAGAACTACAACAGCGAGGCGGCCTTCATCGAGAACCTGCGTCGGCGCTTCAAGGAGAACCTCATTTAT ACTTATATCGGGTCGGTGCTGGTGTCGGTGAACCCCTACAAGGAGCTGGAGATCTACTCCAAGCAGCACATGGAGCGCTACAGAGGGGTCAGCTTCTACGAGATCTCCCCCCACAT CTACGCGGTGTCGGATAACACGTACCGGGCCATGAGAACGGAGAGGAGGGACCAGTGCATTCTGATCTCCGGGGAGAGCGGTGCCGGGAAGACGGAGGCGTCCAAAAAGATCCTGCTCTACTACGCCGTCACCTGCCCCGTCAGCGACCACATGGCCGCCCTCAGGGACCGCCTGCTGCAGTCCAACCCCGTGCTTGAG GCTTTTGGTAACGCTAAAACGCACCGGAACGACAATTCCAGCCGCTTTGGCAAATACATGGACGTCCAGTTTGATTTCAGG ggggcgccaTTAGGCGGGCATATCCTCAACTACCTGCTGGAGAAGTCCCGTGTGGTGCACCAGAACCATGGCGAGAGGAACTTCCACATTTTCTACCagctgctggagggaggggaagaagaccTGCTCAAAAGACTAGGCCTGGAGAGAAACCCTCAGAACTACCACTACctggttaag GGTAACTGCCCCAGGGTGAGCTCCATCAACGACAAGAGTGACTGGAAAGCTGTGAGGAAGGCCATGCAGATCGTCGACTTCACcgacggggaggtggag GAGCTGCTGAACGTCATCGCCAGCGTCCTCCACCTCGGCAACACCCAGTTCGGGGAGGGCGACGACGGGGAGACTCGCATCACCACGGAGACGCGGATCCGAAACCTGTCCAAG CTGCTGGGCGTGGACGGCTCCGCGCTCGGTAGAGCTCTCACTCACAAGACGCTGCTGGccaaaggagaggag atgatCAGCCCGTTGAATTTCGAGCAGGCCGCCTCGGCCCGCGACGCCCTGGCCAAGGCCATTTACGGCCGCACGTTCACCTGGCTGGTGGAGAAGATCAACCAATCCCTGGCTCTCAAG GATGAGGCCTACCCCGGCAGCAAAGGCTCGTCCGTCATTGGTCTGTTGGACATCTATGGTTTCGAGGTCTTCCAACACAACAG CTTTGAGCAGTTCTGCATCAACTACTGCAATGAGAAGCTgcagcagctgttcattgaGCTGACCCTCAAGTCTGAGCAGGAGGAGTACGAGGCCGAGGGCATCGcg TGGGAGACGGTGCAGTACTTTGACAACAAGATCATCTGtgacctggtggaggagagacacaaAGGCATCATCTCCATCCTG GATGAGGAGTGCTTGAGACCGGGCGAGGCCTGCGACGGCTCCttcctggagaagctggaggacGCGCTGGGAGGACACGGCCACTTTGTCAC tcacAAGTTGGGGAGCGGGAAGACCCGGAAGGCGATGGCCAGGGACGAGTTCCGTCTGCTCCACTACGCAGGAGAGGTCAACTACAGTGTCCACG ggttTCTAGACAAGAACAACGACCTGCTGTACAGGAACCTGAAAGAG GTCATGTGCCAGTCAGAGAACCAGATCATGACTCAGTGCTTCCACAGAGAGGAAGTGACGGACCAGAAACGTCCGGAAACG GCTGCCACTCAGTTTAAAAACAGCCTGGCCAAACTGATGGAGATCCTTATGTCCAAGGAGCCATCCTATGTGCGCTGTATCAAACCTAACGATGCCAAGCAGTCAG GGCGGTTTGACGAGGCCCTGGTCAGACACCAGGTGAAGTACCTGGGCCTGATGGAGAACCTGAGGGTCAGGAGAGCTGGCTTTGCCTACCGCCGCCGCTACGAGGCCTTCCTACAGAG ATACAAGTCACTGTGTCCAGAGACATGGCCCAACTGGCACGGCAGACTGGCAGACGGCGTGGCCCTCCTGGTCAAACACCTGGGCTACAAACCAGAGGAGTTCCAACTGGGAAG GTCCAAAATCTTCATCCGTTTCCCCAAAACCCTGTTCACGACGGAAGATTCCCTTGAGGCCAGGAAGCCGGCCGTCG CTCTGACTTTACAAACGTCTTGGAGGGGATACAGAGAAAAGGCCAAATACCGACGAATCCGACACTCAG tgatagTGATCCAGTCCGGGTGGCGAGGAATGAAAGCACGGAGGAGAGCCAAGCGGCGACGCCAGGCTTCCGACACGATCCGCAG gTTCATCAAGGGCTTCATCTACCGCCACGAGGGCCGCTGCCCGGAGAACGAGTTCTTCCTGGACCACCGGCGGTTCTCCTTCCTCGTGGCCGTGCGCCGGAGCCTGCCCCGGACCGTGCTGGACAAGAGCTGgcccgcccccccgccagccCTCTCTGAG GTGTCGGAGTGCCTCCGCAGACTGTGCATGCAGAACATGGTGCGTGCATACTGCCAGAGGATACAACCTGAATGGAAGAAGCAG ATGGAACAGAAGATGGTGGCCAGCGAGATCTTCAAGGACCAGAAAGACTGCTACGCCCAGAGTGTCTCCAAACTCTTTGTAGCGTCCAGGCTAG ACAACGAGCAGATCAACCTCAAAGTAGTTCAGACTCTGGGCAACGACAAAGTGAAG TACGGCATCGCGGTCACCAAGTACGACCGACGGGGCTACAAGGCGCGGCCccgccagctcctcctcaccgcGACCTTCGCCGTGCTGGTGGCCGAGGCCAAGCTGAAGCAGCGGGTCGACTACGCTGCCCTGAGGA GCATCTCCGTGAGCTCCCTCAGTGACGGTGTATTTGTTCTGCACGTGTCCAATGAAGACAACAGGCAGAAG GGCGACGTGGTGCTCCAGTGTGACCACGTCATCGAGGCGGTCACCAAGCTCGCCATGATGGCGGACAACATCAACAGTGTCAACGTCAGCCAGGACAG cATCAGGTTTGCTGTGgcacgggggagggagggcgtggTGGACTTCACCAGTGGCTCCGATCTGAGGGTGGCCAAAGGCAAGAAGGGACACCTGGTAGTG ACGGCCCCTCAAATCAACACCAGATGA
- the myo1ca gene encoding unconventional myosin-Ic isoform X1 encodes MRYRGREVGGEGGVRLAMESALSARDRVGVQDFVLLENYNSEAAFIENLRRRFKENLIYTYIGSVLVSVNPYKELEIYSKQHMERYRGVSFYEISPHIYAVSDNTYRAMRTERRDQCILISGESGAGKTEASKKILLYYAVTCPVSDHMAALRDRLLQSNPVLEAFGNAKTHRNDNSSRFGKYMDVQFDFRGAPLGGHILNYLLEKSRVVHQNHGERNFHIFYQLLEGGEEDLLKRLGLERNPQNYHYLVKGNCPRVSSINDKSDWKAVRKAMQIVDFTDGEVEELLNVIASVLHLGNTQFGEGDDGETRITTETRIRNLSKLLGVDGSALGRALTHKTLLAKGEEMISPLNFEQAASARDALAKAIYGRTFTWLVEKINQSLALKDEAYPGSKGSSVIGLLDIYGFEVFQHNSFEQFCINYCNEKLQQLFIELTLKSEQEEYEAEGIAWETVQYFDNKIICDLVEERHKGIISILDEECLRPGEACDGSFLEKLEDALGGHGHFVTHKLGSGKTRKAMARDEFRLLHYAGEVNYSVHGFLDKNNDLLYRNLKEVMCQSENQIMTQCFHREEVTDQKRPETAATQFKNSLAKLMEILMSKEPSYVRCIKPNDAKQSGRFDEALVRHQVKYLGLMENLRVRRAGFAYRRRYEAFLQRYKSLCPETWPNWHGRLADGVALLVKHLGYKPEEFQLGRSKIFIRFPKTLFTTEDSLEARKPAVALTLQTSWRGYREKAKYRRIRHSVIVIQSGWRGMKARRRAKRRRQASDTIRRFIKGFIYRHEGRCPENEFFLDHRRFSFLVAVRRSLPRTVLDKSWPAPPPALSEVSECLRRLCMQNMVRAYCQRIQPEWKKQMEQKMVASEIFKDQKDCYAQSVSKLFVASRLDNEQINLKVVQTLGNDKVKYGIAVTKYDRRGYKARPRQLLLTATFAVLVAEAKLKQRVDYAALRSISVSSLSDGVFVLHVSNEDNRQKGDVVLQCDHVIEAVTKLAMMADNINSVNVSQDSIRFAVARGREGVVDFTSGSDLRVAKGKKGHLVVTAPQINTR; translated from the exons agggaggggtgCGACTGGCCATGGAGAGCGCTCTGAGCGCCCGAGACCGGGTGGGGGTGCAGGACTTCGTCCTGCTGGAGAACTACAACAGCGAGGCGGCCTTCATCGAGAACCTGCGTCGGCGCTTCAAGGAGAACCTCATTTAT ACTTATATCGGGTCGGTGCTGGTGTCGGTGAACCCCTACAAGGAGCTGGAGATCTACTCCAAGCAGCACATGGAGCGCTACAGAGGGGTCAGCTTCTACGAGATCTCCCCCCACAT CTACGCGGTGTCGGATAACACGTACCGGGCCATGAGAACGGAGAGGAGGGACCAGTGCATTCTGATCTCCGGGGAGAGCGGTGCCGGGAAGACGGAGGCGTCCAAAAAGATCCTGCTCTACTACGCCGTCACCTGCCCCGTCAGCGACCACATGGCCGCCCTCAGGGACCGCCTGCTGCAGTCCAACCCCGTGCTTGAG GCTTTTGGTAACGCTAAAACGCACCGGAACGACAATTCCAGCCGCTTTGGCAAATACATGGACGTCCAGTTTGATTTCAGG ggggcgccaTTAGGCGGGCATATCCTCAACTACCTGCTGGAGAAGTCCCGTGTGGTGCACCAGAACCATGGCGAGAGGAACTTCCACATTTTCTACCagctgctggagggaggggaagaagaccTGCTCAAAAGACTAGGCCTGGAGAGAAACCCTCAGAACTACCACTACctggttaag GGTAACTGCCCCAGGGTGAGCTCCATCAACGACAAGAGTGACTGGAAAGCTGTGAGGAAGGCCATGCAGATCGTCGACTTCACcgacggggaggtggag GAGCTGCTGAACGTCATCGCCAGCGTCCTCCACCTCGGCAACACCCAGTTCGGGGAGGGCGACGACGGGGAGACTCGCATCACCACGGAGACGCGGATCCGAAACCTGTCCAAG CTGCTGGGCGTGGACGGCTCCGCGCTCGGTAGAGCTCTCACTCACAAGACGCTGCTGGccaaaggagaggag atgatCAGCCCGTTGAATTTCGAGCAGGCCGCCTCGGCCCGCGACGCCCTGGCCAAGGCCATTTACGGCCGCACGTTCACCTGGCTGGTGGAGAAGATCAACCAATCCCTGGCTCTCAAG GATGAGGCCTACCCCGGCAGCAAAGGCTCGTCCGTCATTGGTCTGTTGGACATCTATGGTTTCGAGGTCTTCCAACACAACAG CTTTGAGCAGTTCTGCATCAACTACTGCAATGAGAAGCTgcagcagctgttcattgaGCTGACCCTCAAGTCTGAGCAGGAGGAGTACGAGGCCGAGGGCATCGcg TGGGAGACGGTGCAGTACTTTGACAACAAGATCATCTGtgacctggtggaggagagacacaaAGGCATCATCTCCATCCTG GATGAGGAGTGCTTGAGACCGGGCGAGGCCTGCGACGGCTCCttcctggagaagctggaggacGCGCTGGGAGGACACGGCCACTTTGTCAC tcacAAGTTGGGGAGCGGGAAGACCCGGAAGGCGATGGCCAGGGACGAGTTCCGTCTGCTCCACTACGCAGGAGAGGTCAACTACAGTGTCCACG ggttTCTAGACAAGAACAACGACCTGCTGTACAGGAACCTGAAAGAG GTCATGTGCCAGTCAGAGAACCAGATCATGACTCAGTGCTTCCACAGAGAGGAAGTGACGGACCAGAAACGTCCGGAAACG GCTGCCACTCAGTTTAAAAACAGCCTGGCCAAACTGATGGAGATCCTTATGTCCAAGGAGCCATCCTATGTGCGCTGTATCAAACCTAACGATGCCAAGCAGTCAG GGCGGTTTGACGAGGCCCTGGTCAGACACCAGGTGAAGTACCTGGGCCTGATGGAGAACCTGAGGGTCAGGAGAGCTGGCTTTGCCTACCGCCGCCGCTACGAGGCCTTCCTACAGAG ATACAAGTCACTGTGTCCAGAGACATGGCCCAACTGGCACGGCAGACTGGCAGACGGCGTGGCCCTCCTGGTCAAACACCTGGGCTACAAACCAGAGGAGTTCCAACTGGGAAG GTCCAAAATCTTCATCCGTTTCCCCAAAACCCTGTTCACGACGGAAGATTCCCTTGAGGCCAGGAAGCCGGCCGTCG CTCTGACTTTACAAACGTCTTGGAGGGGATACAGAGAAAAGGCCAAATACCGACGAATCCGACACTCAG tgatagTGATCCAGTCCGGGTGGCGAGGAATGAAAGCACGGAGGAGAGCCAAGCGGCGACGCCAGGCTTCCGACACGATCCGCAG gTTCATCAAGGGCTTCATCTACCGCCACGAGGGCCGCTGCCCGGAGAACGAGTTCTTCCTGGACCACCGGCGGTTCTCCTTCCTCGTGGCCGTGCGCCGGAGCCTGCCCCGGACCGTGCTGGACAAGAGCTGgcccgcccccccgccagccCTCTCTGAG GTGTCGGAGTGCCTCCGCAGACTGTGCATGCAGAACATGGTGCGTGCATACTGCCAGAGGATACAACCTGAATGGAAGAAGCAG ATGGAACAGAAGATGGTGGCCAGCGAGATCTTCAAGGACCAGAAAGACTGCTACGCCCAGAGTGTCTCCAAACTCTTTGTAGCGTCCAGGCTAG ACAACGAGCAGATCAACCTCAAAGTAGTTCAGACTCTGGGCAACGACAAAGTGAAG TACGGCATCGCGGTCACCAAGTACGACCGACGGGGCTACAAGGCGCGGCCccgccagctcctcctcaccgcGACCTTCGCCGTGCTGGTGGCCGAGGCCAAGCTGAAGCAGCGGGTCGACTACGCTGCCCTGAGGA GCATCTCCGTGAGCTCCCTCAGTGACGGTGTATTTGTTCTGCACGTGTCCAATGAAGACAACAGGCAGAAG GGCGACGTGGTGCTCCAGTGTGACCACGTCATCGAGGCGGTCACCAAGCTCGCCATGATGGCGGACAACATCAACAGTGTCAACGTCAGCCAGGACAG cATCAGGTTTGCTGTGgcacgggggagggagggcgtggTGGACTTCACCAGTGGCTCCGATCTGAGGGTGGCCAAAGGCAAGAAGGGACACCTGGTAGTG ACGGCCCCTCAAATCAACACCAGATGA